In the genome of Thermodesulfobacteriota bacterium, the window GCGGGTCTAAAATAGTTGAGGTCACAGGCGGTGAGCCGCTTTTACAAACGGAGACCGTGCTGCTTCTCAACGCCCTCGCAGATAGGAATTATGTCGTTCTTCTGGAGACCAACGGAAGCCGCTCTTTAAGAGATGTGCCGCAAGGGGTAGTGAAAATCATGGATCTTAAATGCCCGTCAAGCGGGATGTCCGCTTACATGGATTTTAATAATCTGCGTTACCTCGACCTAAAGGATCAGGTCAAGTTCGTTATTCAGGATCGCAGTGACTACGAATGGGCAAGGGAAAAGATGGCTAAGCATCATATCCCGGTCTATACCCAGGTTGTCCTGTCGCTGGTCTGGCAAAAGATGGATGCAAAGACACTGGCCGAGTGGATGTTGGCCGATCGGCTGGCGGCCAGGATGCAGATACAATTGCATAAGTATCTCTGGCCGGATCAGGAGAGAAGGGTGTGATGAAAAGGGATCCGGCTATTGTTCTTGTAAGCGGCGGTCTGGATAGTTGCGTGACCGCGGCTATTGCCTGCCGGCAGTATGCCCCGGCCTTTTTACATGTGAATTACGGCCAGCGCACGGAAGGGCGGGAGCTTACTGCCTTTTCCGCTATTGCTGATAATTATGGCGTTGCGAGGCGGCTGATCGTCGATATCGGCTATCTCCTCCAGATAGGCGGTTCAAGCCTTACTGACCGGAACATTCCCGTGCCTGAGGCCGGCCGTATCCAAAGCGGAGAGATTCCAACCACGTATGTCCCCTTCCGAAATACGCATCTCGTCGCCATTGCCGTATCCTGGGCTGAAGTAATAGGCGCTAAGAAGATTTTCATCGGGGCCACTGAGGTGGACAGTTCCGGTTACCCGGATTGCCGAAAGGGCTATTTCGACGTCTATAATAAGCTGATAAGGCTGGGGACGCGGCCTGAGACGGATATAAGCATTGAGACCCCGCTGATCGACCTTTCGAAAGAAGAAGTGGTGCGCCGCGGCTTGGAGCTTGAGGCCCCGTTGCATCTGACCTGGTCCTGTTATAAGAATGAAGATGTGGCCTGCGGACGATGCGATTCCTGTATCTTGCGCCTCAAAGGGTTCAGATTGGCCGGTGTGCCGGACCCGATTTCTTACGCCTCCTGATTTGTTTTAACCAGATTGACGAGAATGTTCTCATTAGGTAGCAGGGGATGGAGAAAACAACTAAAGAGATCGAGCAGAGGATAAAGAAGCTGCGTGAGGATATCCATTACCATAACTATTGTTACTATGTTTTGGATAGCCCGGTCATTTCCGATGCGGAATATGACCGGTTAATGCGCGAGCTTATTGAACTGGAAGATAAATACCCTCATCTTATTACCCCGGATTCACCTACACAGCGGGTCGGAGCAGCACCCCTGGAAAAATTCGGCACGGTGAGGCATGCTCTTCCTATGCTCAGCCTGGAGAATGCCTTTGATGAGGCCGAGGCGCGGGAGTTTGAACAGCGCATAAAAAGGTTTCTGCGCATGGACGGGCTTATTGACTACGTGGCTGAGCCCAAGATGGACGGCCTGGCTATAGAAATTGTCTATGAAGACGGTTTGCTTAGTACGGCATCGACAAGGGGTGACGGGGTAACCGGAGAGGATGTAACCCAGAATGTGCGCACCATAAAGTCTATCCCGCTCAGGCTGCAACGTGGCGAGTCCATACCGAGACGCATCGAGGCACGCGGGGAGGTATTTTTAAGCCTCAAGGCCTTCAAAGAGATTAATCAGCAGCGCATTAGAGACGGCGAGCCGCCTTTTGCCAATCCGCGCAATGCCGCGGCCGGTTCCCTGAGGCAGTTAGACCCCAGAGTTACGGCCAGACGCCCCCTTGATTTCTTTGCTTATGGGGTAGGGGTGGTGGAGGGCAGGTCATTTACCAGCCAATGGGAGATACTCACGGCACTGCCGAAGTTGGGGATAAAGGTGAATCCCCTTATTCGCCGTTGCAAAGGGATTGAGGGGTGTATCGATTATTTTCAGGAACTCGAAGGGAGACGTCGCCGCCTTGCCTACGAGATCGATGGCATGGTGATCAAGGTTGATTCTTTCAGCCTCCAGGATCGCCTTGGTGTCAAGACCCGCAGCCCCAGGTGGGCCGTGGCCTATAAGTTTCCGGCAAACCAGGCCAGTACGCGTATTCTTGATATCCAGGTTCAGGTGGGGAGAACCGGGACCCTGACGCCGGTGGCTATTATGGAGCCGGTGAACATAGGCGGAGTTGAGGTCAGCCGGGCCACTTTGCACAATCAGGATGAGATCGCCCGCAAGGATATCCGTATCGGTGATACCGTTCTGATTCAGCGGGCGGGTGAGGTCATACCGGAAGTAGTTAAATCGATTCCGGAAAAGAGGACCGGTAAAGAAAAAAAATTTGTCATGCCGGAGAGCTGTCCGATGTGCGGAGCCATGGTCGTCCGACTGCCGGACGAAGTGGCCGTTCGCTGCCCCAATGCCTCCTGTCCGGCCCAGGTGAAGGAATCCATAGCCCACTTTGCATCCAAGGGCGGTATGGATATTGAGGGGCTGGGTGAAAAGATAGTGGCGCAACTGGTGGACTCCGGCATTATTAAGGATGCGGCCGATCTTTATTATCTGAGCCGGGAGCAGATCCTGGCCTTGGAACGCTTTGCCGCAAGGTCCACAGAGAACATCCTGGTCGCGATTGACAAAAGCAAGCAAACCTCATTGTTGAGGTTCCTGTATGCCCTGGGTATCCGTTACGTGGGTGAAAAAACGGCCCAGATTCTGGCCGAAAAATTT includes:
- the ligA gene encoding NAD-dependent DNA ligase LigA codes for the protein MEKTTKEIEQRIKKLREDIHYHNYCYYVLDSPVISDAEYDRLMRELIELEDKYPHLITPDSPTQRVGAAPLEKFGTVRHALPMLSLENAFDEAEAREFEQRIKRFLRMDGLIDYVAEPKMDGLAIEIVYEDGLLSTASTRGDGVTGEDVTQNVRTIKSIPLRLQRGESIPRRIEARGEVFLSLKAFKEINQQRIRDGEPPFANPRNAAAGSLRQLDPRVTARRPLDFFAYGVGVVEGRSFTSQWEILTALPKLGIKVNPLIRRCKGIEGCIDYFQELEGRRRRLAYEIDGMVIKVDSFSLQDRLGVKTRSPRWAVAYKFPANQASTRILDIQVQVGRTGTLTPVAIMEPVNIGGVEVSRATLHNQDEIARKDIRIGDTVLIQRAGEVIPEVVKSIPEKRTGKEKKFVMPESCPMCGAMVVRLPDEVAVRCPNASCPAQVKESIAHFASKGGMDIEGLGEKIVAQLVDSGIIKDAADLYYLSREQILALERFAARSTENILVAIDKSKQTSLLRFLYALGIRYVGEKTAQILAEKFGSLAALATAAMEQLMEIDEIGPQVAASVTTFFAEKKNQDVIHRLLAAGVSPAPPVPIGPRPLAGQSFVFTGGLESFSRDEAKNKVKELGGIVSSSASRKTNYVVAGKDPGSKLARARELGVTILTEEEFKRLIGA
- the queC gene encoding 7-cyano-7-deazaguanine synthase QueC, which translates into the protein MKRDPAIVLVSGGLDSCVTAAIACRQYAPAFLHVNYGQRTEGRELTAFSAIADNYGVARRLIVDIGYLLQIGGSSLTDRNIPVPEAGRIQSGEIPTTYVPFRNTHLVAIAVSWAEVIGAKKIFIGATEVDSSGYPDCRKGYFDVYNKLIRLGTRPETDISIETPLIDLSKEEVVRRGLELEAPLHLTWSCYKNEDVACGRCDSCILRLKGFRLAGVPDPISYAS
- a CDS encoding radical SAM protein, encoding MPLTVCETFYSIQGESTFAGWPCFFIRLSGCNLRCSYCDTTYAYTEGRILSKEDILRQVEACGSKIVEVTGGEPLLQTETVLLLNALADRNYVVLLETNGSRSLRDVPQGVVKIMDLKCPSSGMSAYMDFNNLRYLDLKDQVKFVIQDRSDYEWAREKMAKHHIPVYTQVVLSLVWQKMDAKTLAEWMLADRLAARMQIQLHKYLWPDQERRV